A window from Solanum stenotomum isolate F172 chromosome 5, ASM1918654v1, whole genome shotgun sequence encodes these proteins:
- the LOC125864019 gene encoding pollen-specific leucine-rich repeat extensin-like protein 1: protein MTIPPNIKALGCFFFLVLLNFLSFSYALTNDEAAFIARRQLISGTGDLPNIVEYEKNIDLKFENHRLKRAYIALQAWKKAIYSDPSKFTSNWEGADVCAYNGVFCDKALDDPNINVVAGIDLNNADIAGHLPVEIGFLADVSLVHINSNRFCGIIPKSINNLKLLDEIDFSNNRFVGPFPKIVLELPKLNFLDLRFNDFEGSVPSELFDKNLDAIFLNNNRFVSTIPPNIGNSNASVVVLANNKFHGCIPHSIGKMENTLDELVFTNNDLSGCVTEEVSKLKSLTVFDISKNKFVGSLPRGLELMQKVEVLDIASNMFRGEIPKAICTLPNLANFTFSYNYFDELDEGCAPPLPRNPVLEDKENCLKGKPDQRNEKNCQSVLSKIVDCSKDKCRSNGEGPAPKNPKTPSTPKPPKTNPPKPVPSPKPKSPPVQSPPTLVASPPPIVPSPKPMPPPVQSPPPPVPSPKPMPPPVHSPPPPVPSPKPMPPPIHSPPPPVSSPPPPVPSLKPMPPPVHSPPPPVSSPPPPVPSPKPMPPPVHSPPPPVSSPPPPVPSPKPMPPPVHSPPPPVSSPPPPPLSSPPPPVFSPPPPKPVQSPPPAPLASPPPPVFEDVVLPPNLGSIYASPPPPIFPGY, encoded by the exons atgactattccTCCAAACATAAAGGCCTTAggttgctttttttttcttgttcttctcaattttctatcattttctTATGCATTAACTAATGATGAAGCAGCTTTCATTGCGCGTCGACAACTCATTTCTGGTACTGGTGATCTTCCAAATATAGTTGAATATGAGAAGAAtattgacttgaaatttgaaaatcataGGCTTAAGAGGGCCTACATTGCTCTTCAAGCATGGAAGAAGGCGATTTACTCGGATCCTTCAAAATTCACTAGTAATTGGGAGGGTGCTGATGTTTGTGCATATAATGGTGTCTTTTGTGACAAAGCACTTGATGATCCTAACATCAATGTTGTTGCTGGGATTGATCTTAATAATGCAGACATTGCGGGGCATCTTCCTGTGGAGATTGGTTTCCTAGCTGATGTTAGTCTTGTTCATATCAATTCTAATAGATTTTGTGGGATCATCCCTAAGAGTATTAACAATCTTAAGCTTTTAGACGAAATTGACTTTAGTAATAATCGTTTTGTGGGGCCATTTCCTAAGATTGTGTTGGAGTTGCCAAAACTTAACTTCCTTGATCTTAGGTTTAATGATTTTGAAGGGTCAGTGCCTTCTGAACTATTCGATAAGAATCTTGATGCCATCTTCTTAAACAATAACCGATTTGTTTCCACTATACCTCCAAATATTGGAAATTCTAATGCCTCGGTGGTGGTTTTGGCTAACAATAAGTTCCACGGTtgcatccctcatagtattggTAAAATGGAGAACACATTAGATGAGCTTGTTTTCACAAATAACGATCTCTCTGGTTGTGTGACCGAAGAGGTCTCTAAGCTCAAGAGCCTAACGGTGTTTGACATtagcaaaaataaatttgtagGATCCTTGCCTCGAGGTTTGGAGTTGATGCAAAAAGTGGAAGTACTTGATATTGCATCAAACATGTTTAGAGGAGAAATTCCAAAGGCTATTTGCACCTTACCAAATTTGGCTAATTTTACATTCTCTTAcaattattttgatgaattggaTGAAGGTTGTGCACCACCACTTCCAAGAAATCCAGTGTTAGAAGATAAGGAAAATTGTCTAAAAGGAAAACCAGATCAGAGAAATGAGAAAAATTGTCAATCTGTTTTAAGCAAAATTGTAGATTGTAGTAAAGATAAATGTAGATCTAATGGTGAAGGGCCAGCCCCAAAGAACCCGAAAACCCCTTCTACCCCTAAACCACCAAAGACTAACCCACCCAAACCCGTACCAAGTCCAAAACCAAAGTCACCACCAGTTCAGTCCCCACCAACACTCGTGGCATCACCTCCGCCAATAGTGCCAAGTCCCAAACCAATGCCACCTCCTGTTCAATCCCCACCACCTCCCGTGCCAAGTCCCAAACCAATGCCACCTCCTGTCCACTCTCCACCACCACCAGTGCCAAGCCCAAAACCAATGCCCCCTCCAATTCACTCTCCACCACCACCGGTGTCATCACCTCCACCTCCAGTTCCAAGTCTGAAACCAATGCCACCTCCAGTCCACTCTCCACCACCACCGGTGTCATCACCTCCGCCTCCAGTGCCAAGTCCAAAACCAATGCCACCTCCTGTCCACTCTCCACCACCACCGGTGTCATCACCTCCACCTCCAGTGCCAAGTCCAAAACCAATGCCAC CTCCAGTTCATTCCCCACCACCACCAGTGTCATCACCTCCACCTCCTCCGCTCTCCTCTCCACCTCCTCCAGTCTTTTCTCCTCCTCCACCCAAACCTGTTCAATCACCACCTCCTGCTCCTTTGGCATCTCCCCCTCCACCTGTGTTCGAGGACGTTGTCCTTCCTCCTAACTTGGGCTCAATTTATGCCTCACCACCTCCACCAATTTTCCCTGGTTATTAA